A stretch of Chaetodon auriga isolate fChaAug3 chromosome 21, fChaAug3.hap1, whole genome shotgun sequence DNA encodes these proteins:
- the pi15a gene encoding peptidase inhibitor 15-A, giving the protein MKPQLVAIDLILLCVSCGASALATSIAAVSTSNFTSPGAAHSYGTDTTTMSKIRRKRYISQNDMLAILDYHNKVRGKVFPPASNMEYMVWDDTLAKTAEDWAHACLWEHGPPNLLRFLGQNLSVRTGRYRSILQLVKPWYDEVKDYSFPYPRDCNPRCPLRCYGPMCTHYTQMVWATSNKVGCAVHTCHNMNVWGSVWKRATYLVCNYSPKGNWIGEAPYKVGVPCSACPPSYGGSCSNNMCFPALKTNYLHWFK; this is encoded by the exons ATGAAACCTCAGCTGGTCGCCATAGACCTGATACTTCTGTGCGTATCGTGCGGAGCAAGTGCATTGGCAACGAGTATTGCTGCTGTGTCCACGTCCAATTTCACCAGTCCTGGCGCAGCGCACAGCTATGGAACAGACACCACGACTATGTCTAAGATCAGGAGGAAGCGTTATATCAGTCAGAACGACATGCTTGCCATTCTTGATTACCACAACAAAGTGAGAGGGAAGGTGTTTCCTCCAGCATCCAACATGGAATACATG gTGTGGGACGACACTCTGGCCAAGACCGCCGAGGACTGGGCTCACGCCTGCCTGTGGGAGCACGGGCCACCTAACCTCCTCAGGTTCCTGGGTCAAAACCTCTCCGTCAGGACAGGACG CTATCGGTCCATTCTTCAGCTGGTAAAGCCATGGTACGATGAGGTCAAAGATTACTCGTTTCCATACCCCCGCGACTGCAACCCTCGATGCCCCCTCAGATGCTATGGACCCATGTGCACCCATTATACACAG ATGGTGTGGGCAACATCCAACAAAGTCGGCTGTGCTGTGCACACGTGCCACAATATGAACGTATGGGGCTCAGTGTGGAAGCGGGCAACATATTTAGTTTGTAACTACTCACCTAA GGGTAACTGGATCGGAGAGGCTCCCTACAAAGTAGGCGTACCCTGCTCCGCCTGCCCTCCCAGCTACGGGGGCTCCTGCAGCAACAACATGTGCTTCCCTGCTCTCAAGACAAACTACCTGCACTGGTTCAAATAA
- the LOC143340017 gene encoding cysteine-rich secretory protein LCCL domain-containing 1-like produces MRHVSPHWLRGVSLLLLLQTATSMVMLPNSTGWEQILDKYMDEQGDWWEAKHRGKRAITDSDAQLILDLHNKLRGQVYPPSSNMEYMVWDTELERTAEEWAETCLWEHGPAGLLPQIGQNLGAHWGRYRPPTFHVQAWYDEVKDYTFPYPQECNPYCPFRCSGPVCTHYTQLVWATSSRIGCAINLCYNMNVWGQIWAKAVYLVCNYSPKGNWWGHSPYKHGTPCSACPPSYGGGCKDNLCYKDDSSNPPQEETEENNFIEPEAPRSPQKPRPRASKPELPSLPAPTSTKPPTEDLQKNEVVNTQQMSQLVTCDTKLRDQCKGTPCNRYECPAGCLDATGKVVGTVYYEMQSSVCRAGLHAGVIDNDGGWMDVTRQGRKDFFIKSNKSGVQSVGKYQSANSFTVSRVAVKAITCETTVAQLCPYQKPAKHCPRLYCPRNCLEENPHISRVIGTRIYSDKSSVCRSAVHAGVIRNDVGGYIDVMPVDKRKHYIASYQNGIFSESLQNPPGGKAFRVFAVI; encoded by the exons ATGAGGCATGTATCGCCGCACTGGCTGAGGGGCgtgtctctgctcctgctcctccagacGGCCACCTCCATGGTGATGCTTCCAAACTCCACCGGCTGGGAGCAGATTCTGGACAAGTATATGGATGAGCAGGGTGACTGGTGGGAGGCCAAGCATAGGGGGAAGAGGGCCATTACCGACAGCGATGCTCAGCTCATCCTGGACCTTCACAACAAACTCAGAGGCCAGGTGTACCCTCCTTCTTCCAACATGGAGTACATG GTGTGGGACACAGAGCTGGAGCGTACAGCAGAGGAGTGGGCAGAGACCTGCCTGTGGGAGCACGGTCCTGCCGGTTTGCTGCCACAGATCGGACAGAACCTGGGAGCACACTGGGGAAG GTATCGTCCACCCACGTTCCATGTGCAGGCCTGGTATGATGAAGTGAAAGACTACACCTTCCCTTACCCTCAGGAGTGTAACCCCTATTGCCCCTTCAGATGCTCTGGCCCTGTTTGTACACATTACACACAG CTGGTTTGGGCCACCAGCAGTCGCATTGGCTGTGCCATCAACTTGTGTTACAACATGAATGTGTGGGGACAGATTTGGGCCAAAGCCGTCTATCTCGTCTGCAACTATTCACCAAA GGGAAACTGGTGGGGCCATTCGCCTTACAAACATGGGACCCCGTGCTCTGCCTGTCCTCCCAGCTATGGCGGAGGCTGCAAGGACAACCTCTGCTACAAAG ATGACAGCTCCAACCCTCCACAAGAGGAAACGGAAGAAAACAACTTCATTGAGCCGGAGGCCCCCCGTTCTCCACAGAAGCCCCGGCCGAGGGCCTCCAAACCTGAGCTTCCAAGTCTTCCCGCTCCGACCTCCACCAAGCCCCCCACAGAGGACCTGCAGAAGAATGAAGTggtgaacacacagcagatgt ctcagctTGTGACCTGTGACACCAAGCTTCGAGATCAGTGTAAAGGAACACCATGTAATAG ATATGAGTGCCCTGCTGGGTGCCTTGATGCTACAGGAAAAGTAGTTGGGACAGTATACTATGAAATG CAATCCAGCGTCTGCAGAGCTGGCCTACATGCTGGTGTCATAGATAATGAcggaggatggatggatgtaacAAGACAAGGCAGAAAAGACTTTTTCATCAAATCCAACAAGAGCGGAGTCCAGTCTGTAGG AAAATACCAAAGTGCTAAttccttcacagtttccagAGTGGCAG TCAAAGCCATCACATGTGAAACCACAGTTGCACAGCTGTGTCCATATCAAAAGCCTGCAAAGCATTGTCCAAG GTTATACTGCCCGAGAAACTGTTTAGAAGAGAATCCTCACATATCCAGAGTAATCGGTACCAGAATATACTCTGAT AAGTCCAGTGTCTGCCGATCAGCGGTCCACGCTGGAGTAATCAGGAATGATGTGGGTGGTTACATTGATGTGATGCCAGTGGACAAGCGGAAACACTACATTGCTTCGTATCAAAATGGCATTTTCTCAGAGAG CCTTCAAAACCCTCCTGGAGGGAAGGCGTTCCGGGTGTTTGCTGTGATTTGA